The following coding sequences lie in one Kamptonema formosum PCC 6407 genomic window:
- a CDS encoding MoaD/ThiS family protein, whose protein sequence is MTVKVLIPTPLQKFTNNQATIECGGGNIVELIEALETNCPGIKKSLCDEQGEPRRFLNFYVNSEDIRFLDGSKTELKDGDEVSIVPAVAGG, encoded by the coding sequence ATGACTGTCAAAGTTTTAATTCCCACACCCTTGCAAAAATTCACCAACAATCAAGCCACTATTGAGTGTGGAGGCGGCAACATTGTCGAACTGATTGAAGCACTAGAAACCAATTGTCCCGGCATCAAAAAAAGCCTCTGTGACGAACAAGGTGAACCCCGCAGATTTTTGAACTTCTACGTTAATAGCGAAGATATCCGCTTTTTGGATGGCTCAAAGACTGAACTCAAAGACGGAGATGAAGTTAGCATCGTCCCTGCTGTTGCAGGCGGCTAA
- the gor gene encoding glutathione-disulfide reductase has product MAYDYDLFTIGAGSGGLAASKRAASYGAKVAIAEGDLVGGTCVIRGCVPKKLMVYASSFSHLYQDAIGYGWSEVESSFNWLKLVTAVDNEVRRLSKLHISLLEKAGVELISGFAKFVDPHTVEIGDRKITAEKILIAVGGEAVKPNIPGIEHSITSREIFLLKEQPKRIAIWGGGYIGVEFACIMNGLGSRVNQIIRRDLILNGFDEDIRSNIQEGMTKHGVEFLTESAVEQIEKTPEGLKLRLWGACQGTITVDALLCATGRSPNLEGLGLEKAGVETVLGAIAVTKNSRTSQPHIFAVGDCTNRINLTPVAIGEGRAFADTEFGNNPRAISHKNVASAVFSQPESASVGLTEAQARAKFGDSIKCYSGKFRPMFHSLTGADEKTFVKLIVEENTDIILGVHMVGKDAAEIIQGMAIAVNMGATKKDFDATIGIHPSTAEEFVTLR; this is encoded by the coding sequence ATGGCATACGATTATGACTTGTTTACGATCGGCGCGGGGTCTGGGGGATTGGCGGCTTCTAAAAGGGCGGCTAGTTACGGAGCGAAAGTTGCGATCGCAGAAGGGGATCTCGTTGGGGGTACTTGCGTAATTCGCGGCTGCGTACCCAAAAAGCTAATGGTCTACGCTTCTAGTTTCTCGCACCTTTATCAAGATGCGATCGGTTACGGATGGAGTGAAGTGGAGAGTAGCTTTAATTGGCTAAAACTCGTAACAGCCGTAGATAACGAAGTCCGCAGGTTGAGTAAACTGCACATCAGCTTGCTGGAAAAAGCCGGAGTTGAATTGATTTCGGGATTCGCCAAATTTGTAGACCCCCACACTGTCGAAATTGGCGATCGCAAAATCACAGCAGAGAAAATCTTAATTGCAGTAGGTGGCGAAGCAGTCAAACCCAACATTCCCGGAATAGAACACAGCATCACATCTCGCGAGATATTCTTGCTAAAAGAACAGCCAAAGCGGATTGCAATTTGGGGTGGCGGCTACATTGGCGTTGAATTTGCCTGCATTATGAACGGGTTAGGAAGTCGCGTTAATCAAATCATCAGGCGAGACTTAATTTTAAACGGTTTTGACGAAGATATCCGCTCCAACATTCAAGAAGGAATGACTAAACATGGGGTAGAATTTTTGACAGAAAGCGCTGTTGAGCAAATTGAAAAAACGCCAGAGGGTTTAAAATTAAGATTGTGGGGAGCTTGCCAAGGAACAATAACAGTAGACGCTTTACTTTGTGCTACTGGTCGCAGTCCAAATTTAGAGGGATTGGGTTTAGAGAAGGCGGGAGTTGAGACAGTCTTAGGCGCGATCGCAGTTACAAAAAATAGTCGTACCAGCCAGCCTCATATTTTTGCCGTTGGAGACTGTACAAATAGGATAAATTTAACACCAGTTGCTATTGGCGAAGGTCGAGCTTTTGCCGATACTGAATTTGGCAATAACCCTAGAGCGATTAGTCATAAAAATGTAGCTTCTGCGGTGTTTTCTCAACCAGAATCTGCTAGCGTTGGTCTGACAGAAGCACAAGCGCGAGCAAAATTTGGGGATTCAATCAAATGCTATAGCGGTAAATTTCGCCCCATGTTCCACAGTTTGACTGGTGCTGATGAGAAAACCTTTGTTAAGTTAATAGTTGAGGAAAATACTGACATCATTTTGGGAGTTCACATGGTAGGAAAAGATGCTGCGGAGATTATTCAGGGTATGGCGATCGCGGTTAATATGGGAGCTACGAAGAAAGACTTTGATGCTACCATTGGCATCCATCCATCCACAGCCGAAGAGTTTGTAACTTTGCGATAA
- a CDS encoding sensor histidine kinase gives MKLRHKTLLIIGVTLAGLTSVLYLTSSTILLRSLKKAEEQEARQVVNGVLSVFSQTESDFNSRFADWSAWDDTYTFIQDANKEYINSNLAPEALGNLNVNLSLFINTSGKTIYGTGFDTKKGENTPIPEILKSHLNVNDLLLKHPTPQSKRSGIILLPSGPMLITSQPIVNTQGTGPIRGTLIFGRNLDATAINRLSKITRFPLTVHSINEPQLPADFKVVRNTLSDKKPILVSPINENSLAGYALLKDIYGQPALLLQVNIPREIYQQGQRSLHYLLASVVLVGVGFSGCIILLLERQVLSRLSYLTRGVNRISTSKDLSLRLSVAGRDELSSLGSTINGMLAEIEQAESEQIEERARYRAVVEQASDSIFLFDAKTKRILEANTAFINLLGYTLNDILNLTVYDITVHDKDTVNRNIELLIRRKQRRLGEVIYCRRDGSLVDVEVNANLISYGGREIICTVVRDITDRKRVLEEMYKAKEAAEAANLAKSQFLANMSHELRTPLNAIIGYSEMLQEDAEDLGEEEFVCDVKNIYKAGKHLLGLIDEILDLSKIEAGRMEMELMTFDVRATIRDVVATVEPLLIKNANRLNVQYGEDIGFMHSDQTKVRQILFNLLSNAAKFTHDGTISLTVSRERVAIESEKLKDRESDVENDLSKTLIADYDFLIFNCTDTGIGMSSEQLQRLFQPFMQADPSTTRKYGGTGLGLAIAKKFCEMMGGEITVKSELGKGSTFTVIIPA, from the coding sequence ATGAAACTTCGTCATAAGACACTATTAATAATTGGTGTTACCCTCGCTGGATTAACTAGCGTTCTTTACTTGACATCCTCAACAATCCTTCTGAGGAGTCTCAAGAAAGCCGAAGAACAGGAAGCTCGTCAAGTTGTCAATGGAGTGCTGAGCGTATTTAGCCAAACGGAAAGTGACTTTAACTCCCGCTTTGCTGATTGGTCAGCGTGGGATGACACATATACTTTTATTCAAGATGCTAACAAAGAATATATTAACTCGAATTTAGCGCCCGAAGCGCTAGGAAACTTAAACGTCAATCTTTCCTTGTTTATTAATACTTCTGGAAAGACGATCTACGGTACTGGTTTTGACACCAAAAAGGGCGAAAATACACCGATACCAGAGATATTAAAATCTCACCTAAATGTTAACGATCTTCTGTTAAAACATCCCACCCCCCAAAGCAAGCGTTCCGGCATTATTCTGCTGCCTTCAGGGCCGATGCTGATTACTTCACAACCGATTGTAAATACTCAAGGAACAGGCCCAATCCGAGGTACGCTTATCTTTGGTCGAAATCTAGATGCTACTGCCATTAATCGGTTGTCTAAAATTACCCGCTTTCCCCTCACCGTTCATAGTATTAATGAGCCTCAGCTACCAGCAGACTTCAAAGTTGTACGAAATACTCTATCTGATAAAAAACCAATTTTAGTAAGCCCAATAAATGAAAATTCACTTGCAGGATACGCCCTACTGAAAGATATTTATGGTCAACCAGCACTACTATTGCAAGTGAATATCCCTAGAGAAATCTATCAGCAAGGTCAAAGGAGCTTACATTATTTGCTTGCCTCTGTAGTCCTAGTGGGGGTAGGGTTTAGCGGCTGTATTATACTGCTATTAGAGCGCCAAGTCTTGTCTAGATTGAGCTATCTAACACGAGGGGTGAACCGGATTAGCACTAGCAAAGACCTCTCGCTCCGCTTGTCTGTGGCTGGTAGAGATGAATTATCGAGCCTTGGTAGCACTATTAATGGAATGCTAGCGGAGATCGAGCAAGCTGAGAGCGAACAAATAGAGGAAAGAGCACGCTATCGCGCTGTAGTTGAGCAGGCCTCGGATAGTATTTTTTTGTTTGATGCTAAAACTAAACGCATTTTAGAAGCTAATACAGCTTTTATAAATTTACTGGGCTATACTCTTAATGATATTTTGAATCTCACTGTTTACGATATTACTGTTCACGATAAAGATACAGTTAACCGCAATATTGAGCTGTTGATCAGAAGAAAACAGCGCAGGCTAGGCGAAGTGATTTACTGCCGCCGAGATGGTTCTCTTGTTGATGTTGAAGTGAATGCTAATTTAATTTCTTACGGCGGTAGAGAAATTATTTGTACCGTTGTCCGCGATATTACTGACCGCAAACGGGTACTAGAGGAAATGTATAAGGCTAAAGAGGCTGCTGAAGCTGCCAATTTAGCCAAGAGCCAATTTCTTGCTAACATGAGTCACGAGTTGAGAACTCCCCTCAACGCGATCATTGGCTATAGCGAGATGTTGCAAGAGGATGCTGAAGATTTAGGTGAGGAAGAATTTGTTTGCGATGTGAAAAATATTTACAAAGCAGGCAAGCATTTACTGGGATTGATTGACGAAATTCTGGACTTGTCTAAGATTGAAGCAGGCAGGATGGAGATGGAGTTGATGACGTTTGATGTGAGGGCTACGATCCGAGATGTAGTAGCAACTGTTGAGCCACTATTGATCAAAAATGCTAATCGCCTGAATGTACAGTATGGAGAAGATATTGGATTTATGCACTCAGACCAAACGAAAGTGCGACAGATTTTGTTTAATTTACTCAGTAATGCGGCTAAGTTTACTCATGATGGTACGATTTCGCTGACTGTGAGTAGGGAAAGAGTAGCAATTGAATCAGAAAAATTGAAAGATAGGGAATCAGATGTTGAAAATGATTTATCTAAAACTTTAATCGCTGATTATGATTTTTTAATTTTTAATTGCACTGATACTGGTATCGGCATGAGTTCAGAGCAGTTGCAAAGGCTATTTCAACCTTTTATGCAGGCAGATCCTTCAACTACACGCAAATACGGTGGTACTGGTTTGGGGTTGGCGATCGCAAAGAAGTTCTGCGAGATGATGGGAGGAGAGATTACAGTAAAAAGTGAGTTGGGTAAGGGTTCAACTTTTACTGTAATCATACCAGCCTGA
- the thrC gene encoding threonine synthase: MTQATKTKSTSATAVSLKCKECGAEYELEAKHVCDLCFGPLEVKYDYDAIRRTVSRQTIEAGPNSIWRYRSFLPVATDNVIDVGTGMTPLLKSHRLARRLGLKNLYIKNDAVNMPTLSFKDRVVSVALSRARELGFTTVSCASTGNLANSTAAIAAHAGLDCCVFIPSDLEAGKILGTLIYNPTVMAVHGNYDQVNRLCCEVANTHGWGFVNINLRPYYSEGSKTLGYEVAEQLGWQLPDHIVAPLASGSLFTKIYKGFQEFTEVGLVEGKKVRFSGAQADGCSPIAQAFREERDFVTPVKPNTIAKSIAIGNPADGIYALEIARKTGGNIESVSDAEIIEGMKLLAETEGIFTETAGGTTIAVLKKLVEAGKIDPEETTVAYITGNGLKTQEAVQGYIGEPITLEPKLEAFERALERARTLDRLEWQEVSV, from the coding sequence ATGACCCAAGCAACCAAAACCAAATCCACATCAGCAACTGCTGTCAGCCTCAAGTGCAAAGAATGTGGCGCAGAGTATGAACTCGAAGCTAAGCACGTTTGCGACCTGTGTTTTGGGCCGCTGGAGGTTAAATACGACTACGATGCTATTCGTCGCACCGTTTCCCGCCAAACTATCGAAGCTGGCCCTAACTCGATTTGGCGCTACCGCTCCTTTTTACCAGTCGCTACAGATAATGTTATTGATGTCGGCACGGGTATGACTCCCTTGCTTAAGTCTCACCGTTTAGCTCGCCGCCTGGGTCTAAAAAATCTTTATATTAAAAATGATGCTGTCAATATGCCCACTCTCAGCTTCAAAGATAGAGTGGTGTCAGTCGCTCTTAGTAGAGCTAGAGAATTGGGTTTTACTACTGTTTCCTGTGCTAGCACTGGCAACTTAGCTAATTCTACAGCGGCGATCGCAGCCCATGCCGGTCTAGATTGTTGTGTCTTCATCCCCTCCGACTTGGAAGCGGGCAAAATATTAGGCACTCTGATCTACAACCCAACGGTAATGGCAGTTCACGGCAACTACGACCAAGTTAACCGCCTCTGCTGTGAAGTAGCCAATACACACGGCTGGGGATTTGTCAATATCAACCTGCGTCCCTACTACTCCGAGGGTTCTAAAACTCTTGGCTATGAAGTAGCCGAACAGTTAGGCTGGCAATTGCCAGATCACATCGTCGCTCCCTTAGCTTCTGGCTCCCTCTTCACTAAAATTTACAAAGGTTTTCAAGAATTTACAGAAGTCGGGTTAGTGGAAGGTAAGAAAGTGCGGTTTAGCGGAGCTCAAGCAGACGGTTGTTCGCCGATCGCTCAAGCATTCCGCGAAGAACGGGATTTCGTAACGCCAGTCAAGCCGAATACAATTGCTAAATCGATCGCGATCGGCAACCCCGCAGACGGCATCTACGCCTTAGAAATTGCCCGGAAAACAGGCGGTAACATCGAATCCGTCAGCGATGCCGAAATCATCGAAGGCATGAAATTATTAGCGGAAACTGAAGGTATCTTCACCGAAACCGCAGGCGGAACTACGATCGCAGTCTTGAAAAAACTCGTAGAAGCTGGCAAAATTGACCCCGAAGAAACCACCGTCGCCTACATCACCGGCAACGGCTTGAAAACCCAAGAAGCCGTCCAAGGATACATCGGCGAACCGATTACCCTAGAGCCGAAATTAGAAGCATTTGAGCGTGCCCTAGAACGTGCTCGGACGCTCGATCGCTTAGAATGGCAAGAAGTGAGCGTCTAA
- a CDS encoding calcium-binding protein, translated as MSKQPSENINASQINPDTGFLDPANIRLISTPPIDPADDPLFDPNFFNLTNDEDVVSLAPRILRSTPGGLIALAGNDFVKGSDEPELINGNAGEDTLVGSGGDDTLRGGIDFDQLYGGSGNDILNGNKEDDYIIGNEGNDVLRGGKGNDNLVGEEDNDTLIGDGGIDKLWGGAGEDIFVLSKDSAVPNQEVGSLQPRSNNDQFIIDPVIADFILDFTPGSGDAIGLTGGMTQDDIVVTERFLTIGDRRDFDSRGPFPLGIPRTLDFQLENIKVSVIRETSSGNILGMVKNISPEQLKFVSISDRTLGLG; from the coding sequence ATGTCAAAACAACCATCAGAAAACATCAATGCTTCCCAGATCAACCCTGATACAGGATTTCTCGATCCTGCCAACATCAGATTAATCTCCACTCCCCCCATCGACCCAGCAGATGACCCATTATTCGACCCCAACTTTTTTAACCTCACAAATGATGAGGACGTAGTTTCTCTCGCACCTCGTATTCTACGTTCTACTCCAGGAGGTTTAATTGCTCTAGCTGGAAATGATTTTGTCAAAGGATCTGACGAGCCCGAATTAATCAACGGAAATGCAGGCGAAGACACCTTAGTTGGTAGCGGTGGAGACGATACTTTGCGAGGCGGTATAGATTTTGACCAACTTTATGGAGGGAGTGGCAACGACATTCTCAACGGGAATAAAGAAGACGATTATATTATTGGAAATGAAGGAAACGATGTGTTGCGCGGTGGCAAAGGCAATGACAATTTAGTAGGTGAGGAAGATAACGACACCCTGATAGGTGATGGGGGTATCGATAAGCTTTGGGGAGGTGCAGGTGAAGATATTTTTGTGCTATCGAAAGATTCAGCCGTCCCCAATCAAGAAGTAGGTTCCCTTCAACCCCGGTCTAATAACGATCAGTTTATTATTGACCCAGTTATTGCCGATTTTATTTTAGACTTCACTCCTGGTTCTGGAGATGCGATCGGCTTGACTGGAGGAATGACACAGGACGATATTGTTGTCACGGAAAGGTTTTTAACAATTGGCGATCGCAGAGATTTTGACAGCAGAGGCCCTTTTCCTTTGGGAATCCCAAGAACTTTGGATTTTCAATTAGAAAATATTAAGGTATCGGTAATTAGGGAAACCAGCAGTGGCAATATTCTAGGCATGGTCAAGAATATCTCTCCCGAACAACTTAAGTTTGTATCTATCTCAGATCGAACACTAGGTTTAGGGTAA